Part of the Pseudarthrobacter sp. NBSH8 genome is shown below.
AAGTAGGTGGCCGCGAACATTCCGATGGCACCGGAGGGGTTGTTGCGCCCCACAAAGTGGCCCACGAGAAGACTGATGGCGAAGAAGAGCATCACCAGGAGGCCGCCCAAAGTACTGGACAGGACGCCGCTGGGGCCGTTCAGGATCACAGCCGGGATGCCCGCCAGGATCAGCGCCCCTGCACCGGCAGCTGAACTGAGCGCGAGGAGGCGAAGCCACAAAGACCGCGTGGGACCGGAAACACCAACGGGTCCGCTGCCGGACGCACGTCCGGATTCGGCGTTGGAGGTCATAAGATCCCAATCGTCGGCGCCCTGGGGCTGGTTTGGCGGGGCAGCTTGGGCTGCCCTCAAATTCTACACGAGATAGAAATATATCCGAACGCTGTTACGCCGGCGACTGGTCGCTGTGGCGGCGCAGGTAGGGCCAGGCCGTGATCAGGCCCATGACCAGCGTGGCGAAGATGTCCGCGGCCAAGACAACTTGCCAAGGGAAGACGGCAAAAGCCAATCCCCCGAAGGACAGGATGGCGGTCCAGAGGTACATCAGGATCACGGCCGTCCGGTGCGAGTAGCCGATATCCAGCAGCTTGTGGTGGAGGTGCCCGCGGTCTGCGGACCACGGTGAACGTCCCCGCGCCGTCCGGCGGACCACGGCGAGGCCCAGGTCAAGCAGTGGCAGGAACAGCACGGCGAACGGCAGGAGGATCGGAATGACGGTGGAGATACCGTTGGCGCGGTCGTACAGACCGGACGTGATCTGACCGGTGGAGACGATGCCCGCCGAGGCCATCAGCAGTCCGAGCAACATGGCCCCGGAATCGCCCATAAAGATCTTGGAGGGGAACCAGTTGTGCGGCAGGAAACCGATGCAGCTGCCCACCACCACGGCGGTGAGGAGCGTGGCCAGGTCTGAGTAGTCCAACAGAGTGGCGTTTCGGTGCACCCAGTATGCCGTGAAGAAGAAGGCAGTTCCACCGATGATGGCCACGCCGGCGGCCAGCCCGTCGAGGCCGTCAATGAAGTTGAAGGCGTTCATGGTGGTGACTATGAGACCGGCCGTCAGCACCACCCGGAGCGCTTCGTTCTCCAGGTAGATCGGCTCCGGAATCCACGGGACAATGGTCATCCGGACTCCCCAGATGGCCACCACCATGGCGGCGGCGCTCTGGCCGATGAGTTTGACCCACCACCGGATGTCCAGGAGGTCGTCCGCGATCCCCACGAGCACGATCAGCGCCGCGCCCGCCAAGACGCCCCATGGCGAGAAGTTGTTCCGGTATATGTCCTTGACGAAGAAGGACTGGCTGGCCACGACGAGGGCCACCAGCACGC
Proteins encoded:
- a CDS encoding MraY family glycosyltransferase codes for the protein MIMYLLMGLTAAMVSYGATWVARVIGNRLELHAPIRSRDMHSTPVSRLGGVAIFLGVLVALVVASQSFFVKDIYRNNFSPWGVLAGAALIVLVGIADDLLDIRWWVKLIGQSAAAMVVAIWGVRMTIVPWIPEPIYLENEALRVVLTAGLIVTTMNAFNFIDGLDGLAAGVAIIGGTAFFFTAYWVHRNATLLDYSDLATLLTAVVVGSCIGFLPHNWFPSKIFMGDSGAMLLGLLMASAGIVSTGQITSGLYDRANGISTVIPILLPFAVLFLPLLDLGLAVVRRTARGRSPWSADRGHLHHKLLDIGYSHRTAVILMYLWTAILSFGGLAFAVFPWQVVLAADIFATLVMGLITAWPYLRRHSDQSPA